Proteins encoded by one window of Superficieibacter sp. HKU1:
- the recA gene encoding recombinase RecA, with protein sequence MAIDENKQKALAAALGQIEKQFGKGSIMRLGEDRSMDVETIPTGSLSLDIALGAGGLPMGRIVEIYGPESSGKTTLTLQVVAAAQREGKTCAFIDAEHALDPVYARKLGVDIDNLLCSQPDTGEQALEICDALARSGAVDVIVVDSVAALTPKAEIEGEIGDSHMGLAARMMSQAMRKLAGNLKQSNTLLIFINQIRMKIGVMFGNPETTTGGNALKFYASVRLDIRRIGAVKEGENVVGSETRVKVVKNKIAAPFKQAEFQILYGEGINFHGELVDLGVKEKLIEKAGAWYSYNGDKIGQGKANAITWLKENPAAAKEIEKKVREQLLSNPNDKPDFVVDPNDENAAEAKEDF encoded by the coding sequence ATGGCTATCGACGAAAACAAACAGAAAGCGTTGGCGGCAGCACTGGGCCAGATTGAAAAACAATTTGGCAAAGGCTCCATCATGCGCCTGGGTGAAGACCGTTCCATGGATGTGGAAACCATCCCTACTGGCTCGCTTTCGCTGGATATCGCGCTGGGTGCAGGCGGTTTGCCGATGGGCCGTATCGTAGAAATTTACGGGCCGGAATCCTCAGGTAAAACTACCCTGACCCTGCAGGTTGTTGCCGCCGCTCAGCGCGAAGGCAAAACCTGTGCGTTCATCGACGCAGAACACGCGCTCGATCCGGTTTACGCGCGTAAACTGGGCGTAGATATCGACAACCTGCTGTGCTCTCAGCCGGATACCGGTGAGCAGGCGCTGGAAATCTGTGACGCGCTGGCGCGTTCCGGTGCAGTCGACGTTATCGTCGTCGACTCCGTCGCGGCCCTGACGCCGAAAGCGGAAATCGAAGGCGAAATCGGCGACTCTCATATGGGCCTTGCGGCACGTATGATGAGCCAGGCGATGCGTAAACTGGCCGGTAACCTGAAGCAGTCTAATACCCTGCTGATCTTCATCAACCAGATCCGTATGAAAATCGGTGTGATGTTCGGTAACCCGGAAACCACCACCGGCGGTAACGCGCTGAAATTCTACGCCTCCGTGCGTCTGGATATCCGCCGTATCGGTGCGGTGAAAGAGGGTGAGAACGTCGTCGGTAGCGAAACCCGCGTTAAAGTGGTGAAAAACAAAATCGCTGCGCCGTTCAAACAGGCTGAATTCCAGATCCTTTACGGTGAAGGCATTAACTTCCACGGCGAGCTGGTTGACCTCGGCGTGAAAGAGAAGCTGATCGAGAAAGCGGGCGCATGGTATAGCTACAACGGCGACAAAATCGGCCAGGGTAAAGCCAATGCGATTACCTGGCTGAAAGAGAACCCGGCTGCGGCGAAAGAGATCGAGAAGAAAGTGCGTGAGCAGCTGCTCAGCAATCCGAACGACAAGCCGGACTTTGTGGTTGATCCTAACGACGAAAACGCGGCGGAAGCGAAAGAAGATTTTTAA
- a CDS encoding metal ABC transporter substrate-binding protein — translation MKRTGVIIALALSVMAQNAMAKTLNVVTSFSILGDITQQVGGDRVNVRTLVGPDGDPHTFEPSPQDSAMLSKADVVVVNGLGLEGWLDRMVKASGFHGTLVVASDGIKTHTLEEDGKTVTDPHAWNDIANGAHYAQNILAALEKADPEDAADLKASGSRYITQLQQLDSWAKTQFSAIPQAKRKVLTSHDAFGYFGRAYGVTFVAPQGLSSESEPSAAQIAQMIKQIKADGVKVWFMENQLDPRLVRQIASATGAQPGGELYPEALSAPGGVADTYAKAMRHNVETIVNSMK, via the coding sequence ATGAAACGTACAGGGGTCATTATTGCACTGGCGCTTAGCGTCATGGCGCAGAACGCAATGGCGAAAACGCTGAATGTGGTTACCAGTTTTTCGATACTTGGCGATATTACTCAGCAAGTCGGGGGCGATCGCGTTAACGTGAGAACGCTGGTAGGACCGGATGGCGATCCGCATACCTTTGAACCGTCGCCGCAGGATAGCGCAATGCTGAGCAAAGCCGACGTGGTAGTGGTTAACGGTCTTGGGCTGGAAGGCTGGCTTGACCGGATGGTTAAAGCCTCCGGTTTTCACGGCACGCTGGTTGTCGCCTCGGACGGTATCAAAACGCATACTCTGGAGGAGGACGGAAAAACCGTGACCGATCCGCATGCGTGGAATGATATTGCCAACGGCGCGCATTATGCGCAAAACATTCTGGCTGCGCTGGAGAAAGCCGATCCAGAAGATGCCGCCGATCTGAAAGCGTCGGGCAGCCGCTACATAACCCAGCTGCAACAGCTGGATAGCTGGGCCAAAACGCAGTTCAGCGCTATCCCACAGGCGAAGCGTAAAGTGCTCACCAGCCACGACGCCTTCGGCTATTTTGGCCGCGCCTATGGCGTGACCTTCGTCGCGCCGCAGGGACTGTCCTCGGAAAGCGAGCCGAGTGCGGCGCAGATTGCGCAGATGATTAAGCAGATCAAAGCCGACGGCGTGAAAGTCTGGTTTATGGAAAATCAGCTCGATCCGCGCCTGGTCCGGCAGATTGCCAGCGCCACCGGCGCGCAGCCGGGCGGTGAGCTTTATCCGGAAGCCCTGTCCGCACCCGGCGGCGTGGCGGATACCTATGCGAAAGCGATGCGTCATAATGTTGAGACCATCGTCAACAGCATGAAATAA
- the pncC gene encoding nicotinamide-nucleotide amidase produces MTEGELRQLSERVGQALKARGATMTTAESCTGGWVAKVITDIAGSSAWFERGFVTYSNEAKSQMIGVKSATLEHHGAVSEPVVVEMAIGALRAARADYAVSVSGIAGPDGGSDTKPVGTVWFGFASARGEGITRCECFAGDREAVRRQATAYALQTLWQNFLQNT; encoded by the coding sequence ATGACCGAGGGTGAATTACGACAATTAAGTGAGCGGGTAGGGCAGGCACTTAAGGCGCGTGGCGCAACCATGACGACGGCGGAATCCTGCACCGGCGGCTGGGTGGCGAAAGTCATTACCGATATCGCGGGCAGTTCCGCCTGGTTTGAACGCGGCTTTGTCACCTACAGTAATGAAGCGAAATCGCAAATGATTGGCGTAAAAAGTGCCACACTTGAACATCACGGCGCGGTGAGCGAACCCGTGGTGGTTGAGATGGCGATTGGCGCACTGCGCGCGGCGCGTGCCGATTACGCCGTCTCAGTCAGCGGCATTGCCGGACCGGACGGCGGCAGCGACACCAAGCCGGTCGGCACAGTCTGGTTTGGCTTCGCCAGCGCCCGCGGAGAAGGCATTACCCGCTGTGAATGTTTCGCTGGCGACCGTGAGGCGGTGCGGCGTCAGGCCACGGCGTATGCCCTGCAAACCCTGTGGCAAAATTTTCTACAAAACACTTGA
- the recX gene encoding recombination regulator RecX, whose amino-acid sequence MTENTPRRSAYSRLLDRAIRILAMRDHSEQELRRKLAAPVVTKQGIEAQDAAPEDFDRVIAWCIENHYLDDSRFVQQFIASRSRKGYGPARIRQELNQKGIPREVGEKAMRECDIEWAALAKEQAVRKYGEPLPVEFAQKVKIQRFLLYRGYLMEDIQDIWRNFSD is encoded by the coding sequence ATGACAGAGAATACCCCACGCCGCTCTGCGTATTCGCGACTCCTTGACCGTGCGATTCGCATCCTGGCCATGCGCGACCACAGCGAGCAGGAGCTGCGCCGTAAGCTGGCCGCGCCTGTCGTCACTAAGCAGGGCATTGAAGCGCAAGACGCTGCGCCGGAAGATTTTGATCGCGTCATCGCATGGTGCATTGAAAATCACTATCTTGATGACAGCCGTTTCGTGCAGCAGTTTATCGCCAGCCGCAGCCGTAAAGGGTATGGTCCGGCGCGCATTCGCCAGGAGCTGAATCAAAAAGGCATTCCCCGCGAGGTCGGCGAAAAGGCGATGCGGGAATGTGATATTGAGTGGGCCGCGCTTGCCAAAGAGCAGGCGGTGCGAAAATATGGTGAACCGCTGCCTGTTGAGTTCGCGCAAAAAGTGAAAATCCAGCGCTTTTTGCTCTATCGCGGCTACCTTATGGAAGATATTCAGGATATCTGGCGAAATTTTTCCGATTGA